The segment atataagaagaaataataatatttataaaattaataatgaagaaataagcaataatgtagaaaaaaataataatatagaaaaggaggataatcaaaatataaattataatgatgatgaagaattaaatgaaatagaaaaaaatgaattttataataataatatagaaaaagaggataatcaaaatataaattataatgatgatgaagaattaaatgaaatagaaaaaaatgaattttataataataatatggaaaaggggaataataaaaatattaattataatgttaatgtagaagaaaatgaaataaacaaaaatgaattttattataatgatgaggaaaatgaaaatgatgaCATTGAAATAAGTTTAGAAGATATATTCGATAAATcaacaaatataataaaagaagctgaggaaattattaataagaGAGAAAGTGGTACTTCAGTTGATTcatgtatttttatagaTAAACCTATAGATTATGATAAACAAATTGAAtgtatgaataataataatacaaatggATATTTAGATtattgtaataaaaaatattgtaatcaaaataattGTAATACTACATATTTACAAAGAAAATGGGAATCTCTTACTCTCATTTCAGATAAGGATAAGtctttaaataatattatttattctaTATGGAAATATGtaagtaataaaaataatttgttatattGGAGAAAATTTAATACTTACTGAATGAATGTGTAGGTAAGctaatttttgttttttttatttgtcttaaaaatgatgatatagatgaatatttttttttctttttgtatGATGGACGTTTGtagtatattatatatatatatatatatattataaatacattatCTTCTATAAGATATATGTTCTTGTTATATGTGTTcctataattttttatttgtttttaattttatgttattttttatgatttttttttttatgaagcaaaaattataattaggaacacacacacacacatatatatatatatatatatatatagttttaatgaatataatatttttttatattttaaaaatattctatgttttaattattagtattaatttaaaaaaaaaaaaaaaaaaaactaaaCTGATGcataattcttttattaatttaatacGAGATATGTATCAttatacaataatatatatgtatatatgtataaggttgtattaattttttttattttattttattttttttgtttgttatatattattattttattcattaatttcattcgtttttattattagattattataatttttttaaatttattaaataaatatttttttaatttatatatttatatatttttttattttttttttttttaaaatatttgtgAAATTTAGCGAAAGGTGCATTTTtactatattatatgtttgaATCTTTTTGAAGGaaaattttcaaaaaaactttttatgaacattctaatgtttattttaaatgtttttaaaatgaaGCTTCATTTTACTCTTTGAGAAAAAAGGGGtagtaaataataaataatatatatatatatataatatataattagGGGATAAACAcaaacacatatatatacatatatatattttatgaatattttgttttatttacattcttgtgtattattttaattagTGAATAAAGTacaaaattaataattaattctcaaaaataaaagaaatgtacaaaaaataataaaaaatatttataggaaagaaaaaattagaaataattatgaaaagtacaaaattaatttttctgttcattttaattttttttttttttttttttttttttttggacTGTTCTAAtttgaataaataatttattcaACATTTTGACTgaatttttcttttaattctCTTGTAACttccatatatttttgtaacCAACTACGAAATTCCctatttatttcttcatcgtcattattatatatattttttattttatcatacAAATCATCTTGttcatcattttcatcTTCTAATTCAACGTACATTGATGGAATGTCACTTTGATGTTCTACTAAGATTCTAAAATTTCTAAGACTCATATTATTAAGTTGGTTGCATATTTTAGTATTTGGTTTTTCATGGTTActctaaaaaaaatatatatatatatatatatatatatatatatatatatatatatatatttaaataaaatagaaaatatatataaaatataatttattttaaaatatattttaatgaaaCTTACATCTTCAATTAAAACAAACATACTCAATACAAGGGGaaatgatattttttttaaataatagaacattttaaaaatatttttaaaaggataaaaaaaaaggagaaaaaagaaaaa is part of the Plasmodium reichenowi strain SY57 chromosome 12, whole genome shotgun sequence genome and harbors:
- a CDS encoding putative exported protein (Plasmodium exported protein, unknown function); translated protein: MFYYLKKISFPLVLSMFVLIEDSNHEKPNTKICNQLNNMSLRNFRILVEHQSDIPSMYVELEDENDEQDDLYDKIKNIYNNDDEEINREFRSWLQKYMEVTRELKEKFSQNVE